In Propionispora vibrioides, the sequence GCAGCCCCTGCCAGGAGAAGTTATTATCCCTGGCCTGTAAAAAAGCCGTGTGAGCGTGCCGCAGCAACATCAGCATGAGCGCAACCGTGTGCTCGGCTACCGCATCGTCACTGTAGCCTGGTGTATTGGCGACCAGAATGCCCTGCCTGGCGCAAGCCCTGACATCGACATTAACAAAACCGGTGCAGCCCAGCGCAATCAGCCTGGTGCCGGTCAGTTGCTCTATGATCTTTTCCGTTACCGGTGAGTAATTAATCACCGAGATAATTTCACAGTCCTTTATTGCCGGGATATGCTGCTGTCCCAGAGTTTCCGCATAGAATAGCAATTCAACGCCCGGCAGATTGCGGCTATAAAATTCTTTGCGTTTTTTATCGCATTCGAAAAAAGCGATTTTCCTAACAGTCAAACCTGCCACCCTCTTTCTTCCAACCCCAGATGGCTGGAAAATACCCTGCCACTTATATTGCCTATTGTACTACGATCGGTCCATAATGGAAAGAAGGAAAACACCAACCGCCGGAGGCAGTCGATGTTTTCCTTCTTTTGCTTTTTCTACTATCCCCACTTTTTTATTGCGGGTGACTCATATGTCCGCCCGGCATGTGCATCGCCCCAGGGTTCCATCCCATGATGGTGGGATCAATCATGCCAAACACCATGGCCACATGGGCCACGACCAAAAAGACGGTCAACAAAATGAAATGGAGTTTCATTTTTTCTTCCTGAGTTTTACCACCGCCAATCACGCCCAGTTCCAGCAGCGCGATGGAAAACAGTGGAATCACTCCGCTCAAATAGGCTCCCACGGCAATCAAATCTGCCGCGCCCCGCCAGGCAAGGGTGGGAACTACCGTAACCGACAGTTGCAGGAAAACACCTAAGAAGTAAATGCCCAGCACAATGCCGATCCACTTGTTCCAGGTCCGCACAGCGCCGGCCTGCAGCCGGTTAAAAACCACGAAAAACTCAGTAGCAACAAGCGCTTCCGCCAACGCTACCGGAATCACCATATATATAATCAGATTCCAGGGCTGGTTCACTGCCAATAATTCCATGTAATGCGTCATGTTCACTTTTCATCTCTCCTTTAACCTGTAGTTACTTACTATAGCAGATCATTGTGAAGATATTGTGAAGAAAAGATGAAAGAATTATGAATGGCGCACGCCTTATTGTCCGGACAGAATAGATCCGATTGAGTTCCGGTTGAGCCGTTTTTTTGTCTTTCCACTGCTCTCCTTGTCAATATGATTATGATCGAAGATATTAAAATTCTCGACAATAAAGCAATAACACAAACAGCCGATGGCTACCAGACCGATGCTGATGATGAATTCCCATATGGAAGGGAAATAGGCACCGTCAGAGTAATGCAGCATGGAGGTAAATACGGTATTCATGCGGTTCAAAATAACGCCTCCCGCGGTCA encodes:
- a CDS encoding DUF6803 family protein — encoded protein: MTHYMELLAVNQPWNLIIYMVIPVALAEALVATEFFVVFNRLQAGAVRTWNKWIGIVLGIYFLGVFLQLSVTVVPTLAWRGAADLIAVGAYLSGVIPLFSIALLELGVIGGGKTQEEKMKLHFILLTVFLVVAHVAMVFGMIDPTIMGWNPGAMHMPGGHMSHPQ